Proteins encoded by one window of Listeria cossartiae subsp. cossartiae:
- a CDS encoding BglG family transcription antiterminator, protein MYLDERSNSLLKELLRHPDTSSTNLQAKFGLTRRQVDYSFQKINNWLEEQTYPKIHRAANGRFIVEPDLFQIIGEEDGEKTDWYIPSEKERASLIILMLTTGSEELSLNHFISELEVSKNTVLRDLKLVQKTLDKFNLEVKYSRMRGYLVDGDEWNQRTALIYAAEHIIESFGGEEYLQDFMQVDEARIKELREKLEQVEHHLNLHFIDNKMQILPYILEAVFRRMKKGQTITTSFLIDYNELSDTREYGAAEIFIEEEPNMPEAERMYITLQLLTSNVLPKQYLKSEETHKLRLALEQVLSEFEKKACIQLVDKESLLEKLFAHIKPAYYRIKYHLTTDYSILDKIDQEFQAVHYIVKESLAPLERFIGSKVPENESIFITLFIGGHLIESTEKLQTRLKAVVVCPNGLSISRLMEKTLRSLFPEIFFYQAMSIREFEQTKVGYDIVFSAVPLSTDKKFFLINQLMDGKERLELRRRVMRSVYLVDEVNISVDQLMKTISKFADIKDAARLEKVLADYLMPVPEENTSKHEGKSSLADLLEVTRITRKKSVKDWHEAIYHAALPLLSAGVVESAYVEEMKQQYPAPIMNIILRNTIAIPHAETEKGVNSLGMSLLYLEEGLPLEGGKELHFIVVIAAVDKNAHFTALLQLMELSENKRELKKLADARNTEEMHQIIKNFTDLETKKTM, encoded by the coding sequence ATGTATTTGGATGAGAGAAGTAATTCACTTTTAAAAGAACTCTTACGACATCCTGACACATCGAGTACGAACTTACAAGCAAAATTTGGTTTAACTCGAAGACAAGTCGACTATAGTTTCCAAAAAATTAATAACTGGCTAGAAGAACAGACTTATCCGAAGATTCACCGAGCTGCAAATGGTCGATTTATCGTAGAACCTGACCTGTTTCAAATCATTGGTGAGGAAGATGGCGAAAAAACAGATTGGTACATCCCGTCAGAAAAGGAACGCGCCAGTCTAATCATCCTCATGTTAACAACAGGAAGTGAAGAGTTATCCCTTAATCACTTTATAAGCGAGCTGGAGGTGAGCAAGAACACCGTATTACGAGACTTGAAGCTGGTACAAAAGACACTCGATAAATTCAACCTCGAAGTAAAATATTCACGAATGCGTGGCTATTTAGTTGACGGGGATGAGTGGAATCAGCGGACGGCACTCATTTATGCGGCAGAACACATCATAGAAAGTTTTGGCGGCGAAGAGTATTTACAGGATTTCATGCAAGTGGACGAAGCGAGAATTAAAGAGCTTCGGGAAAAATTGGAACAAGTCGAGCATCATCTGAATTTGCATTTTATTGACAATAAAATGCAAATACTGCCTTACATTTTAGAAGCTGTTTTTCGGCGGATGAAGAAAGGGCAAACAATTACGACATCTTTCCTGATTGACTACAATGAATTGTCAGATACTCGGGAATACGGAGCAGCAGAGATTTTTATTGAAGAAGAGCCGAATATGCCAGAAGCAGAGCGAATGTACATCACATTACAACTTTTAACTTCCAATGTACTTCCGAAACAATATTTGAAATCGGAGGAAACGCACAAGTTAAGACTGGCGCTGGAACAAGTTCTAAGCGAATTTGAGAAAAAGGCTTGTATTCAACTAGTAGACAAAGAATCGTTACTTGAAAAATTATTTGCACACATTAAACCTGCGTATTATCGAATTAAGTATCATCTTACAACAGATTACAGCATTTTAGACAAGATTGATCAAGAATTCCAAGCCGTGCATTACATCGTGAAAGAGTCGTTAGCACCATTAGAACGTTTTATTGGTAGCAAAGTTCCTGAAAATGAAAGCATATTTATTACCCTTTTCATTGGAGGGCATTTAATCGAATCCACGGAGAAATTACAAACGAGGCTAAAAGCAGTTGTGGTCTGTCCGAACGGATTGTCGATTTCGAGATTGATGGAAAAAACATTACGAAGCCTTTTCCCGGAAATATTTTTCTATCAAGCGATGTCGATTCGAGAATTTGAACAAACAAAGGTAGGTTATGACATTGTATTTTCCGCAGTGCCACTTTCGACCGACAAGAAATTTTTCCTTATCAACCAATTGATGGATGGGAAAGAGCGCCTCGAGCTTAGACGCCGAGTGATGCGGTCGGTTTACTTAGTGGATGAGGTGAATATCAGCGTCGATCAATTAATGAAAACTATTTCCAAATTTGCTGATATTAAAGATGCTGCCCGTCTTGAAAAAGTGCTAGCAGACTATTTAATGCCAGTTCCAGAAGAAAACACATCCAAACACGAAGGCAAAAGCTCACTCGCAGATTTACTTGAAGTAACGCGAATCACACGTAAGAAATCTGTGAAAGATTGGCATGAAGCAATTTATCATGCGGCTTTACCGTTACTTTCAGCGGGAGTGGTGGAATCGGCCTATGTGGAAGAAATGAAACAGCAATATCCGGCACCGATTATGAACATCATTCTCCGTAATACGATAGCTATCCCTCATGCTGAAACGGAAAAAGGAGTAAATAGCCTCGGAATGAGCTTGCTTTATCTAGAAGAAGGCCTGCCACTTGAAGGCGGTAAAGAGCTACATTTTATCGTCGTCATCGCAGCCGTAGATAAAAATGCTCACTTCACAGCTTTACTACAATTGATGGAATTATCGGAGAACAAACGAGAATTGAAAAAACTTGCGGATGCCAGAAACACAGAAGAAATGCACCAAATAATTAAAAACTTCACGGACTTGGAAACAAAAAAGACAATGTAG
- a CDS encoding PTS sugar transporter subunit IIA — MDLVQFLKKGMVWVQSDIEKQEDLFQMVAESGKSEGYVTDDFLTRLTDREQTFPTGLKLDGYGVALPHTDPECVTEQFIAVITVKDGIPFKLMEDAGQTVEANLIFVLGLNEPHSQLAVLQQLMGTIQDKDNVAALLRAKDEDEVKQILETITV; from the coding sequence ATGGATTTAGTACAATTTTTGAAAAAAGGAATGGTTTGGGTTCAATCGGATATCGAGAAACAAGAGGACCTATTCCAAATGGTCGCAGAAAGTGGAAAGTCTGAAGGGTATGTTACGGATGACTTTTTAACGAGACTAACAGACCGTGAACAAACCTTTCCAACGGGGCTAAAATTAGATGGATACGGCGTGGCATTACCGCACACGGATCCAGAATGCGTTACGGAACAATTTATCGCCGTAATCACTGTGAAAGATGGCATTCCATTTAAATTAATGGAAGATGCTGGTCAAACGGTTGAAGCGAATTTGATTTTCGTACTCGGACTAAATGAACCTCACAGCCAGCTCGCGGTACTTCAGCAATTGATGGGGACGATTCAGGATAAAGACAATGTAGCCGCATTACTCAGAGCGAAAGATGAAGACGAAGTAAAACAAATTTTAGAAACAATTACCGTTTAA
- a CDS encoding PTS sugar transporter subunit IIB, with protein MGQFKILVACGAGIATSTVVTDRVERLVKENNVDAEVKQIKISEAASMQDGADLIVSTTILPTTYKIPAIIATSYITGMGMEELDEEILAHLK; from the coding sequence ATGGGACAATTTAAAATTTTGGTAGCTTGTGGAGCAGGAATTGCAACATCAACAGTAGTAACGGACAGAGTAGAACGTTTGGTAAAAGAAAACAACGTAGATGCAGAAGTAAAACAAATTAAAATTTCCGAAGCAGCATCTATGCAAGACGGAGCAGATTTAATCGTATCAACAACCATTTTACCAACAACGTACAAAATCCCAGCTATTATTGCAACTTCTTACATCACTGGTATGGGTATGGAAGAATTAGACGAAGAAATACTTGCGCACCTTAAATAA
- a CDS encoding PTS galactitol transporter subunit IIC, translated as MDTLLSGVQYVLNLGPTVILPIMIFFIALIFRVPAKKALRSAITIGIGFVGINLVISLLSSNLGPAAQQMVERFGLNLTIIDAGWPAAAAASWASPVAAILIPICLVVNLALIFFKVTKTLDIDIWNYWHFIAAGATGYIVTGGNWWFAILCAIIYEVAVLWMADRTQPMVEEFYGLKGISLPTGSTAAFGFIGIPVGWLIAKIPGIKNIHVDPETIQKRFGIFGEPMMMGLILGIAIGILAGYDVGAVAQLGMSMGAVMFLMPRMVKILMEGLIPISESAREFMKSRFKGRELYIGLDAALSIGHPANISTGLILVPITLFLAVIIPGNKVLPFGDLATIPFYVSFVVASRKGNILHSVLAGTVVIALALLMATDFGLVHTEMMKGVYEFPKGATQVSTLDMGGNFFNWVILKFSQAWAAIF; from the coding sequence ATGGATACACTTCTGTCAGGAGTACAGTATGTTTTAAACTTGGGGCCTACAGTTATTTTGCCTATTATGATTTTCTTTATTGCATTAATTTTCCGAGTACCAGCAAAGAAAGCGCTTCGTTCAGCGATTACGATTGGTATCGGGTTTGTAGGTATTAACCTTGTTATTAGTTTACTATCTAGTAACTTAGGTCCGGCAGCGCAGCAAATGGTTGAGCGTTTTGGACTGAATTTAACAATTATTGATGCAGGTTGGCCAGCAGCAGCCGCGGCTTCATGGGCTTCTCCAGTTGCAGCAATTTTAATTCCAATCTGTTTGGTAGTTAACTTAGCACTTATTTTCTTCAAAGTTACGAAAACACTCGATATTGATATTTGGAACTACTGGCATTTCATCGCAGCAGGCGCAACTGGTTATATCGTAACTGGTGGTAACTGGTGGTTCGCGATTCTTTGTGCCATCATCTATGAAGTTGCTGTTCTTTGGATGGCAGACAGAACACAACCTATGGTAGAAGAATTTTACGGATTAAAAGGGATCTCCTTGCCAACAGGTTCTACAGCAGCATTCGGTTTCATCGGTATTCCGGTTGGTTGGCTAATCGCTAAAATCCCTGGTATTAAAAACATCCATGTTGACCCAGAAACTATTCAAAAACGTTTTGGTATTTTCGGGGAACCAATGATGATGGGTCTTATTCTAGGTATTGCAATCGGTATTCTTGCAGGCTATGACGTTGGCGCAGTTGCACAACTTGGTATGTCCATGGGTGCGGTAATGTTCTTAATGCCTCGTATGGTTAAAATTTTAATGGAAGGTTTAATTCCAATTTCAGAATCCGCTCGTGAGTTCATGAAATCTCGTTTCAAAGGCCGCGAACTTTATATCGGGCTTGATGCAGCACTTTCAATTGGTCACCCAGCGAATATTTCTACTGGTTTAATCCTTGTTCCAATCACTCTTTTCTTAGCTGTTATCATTCCCGGTAACAAAGTACTTCCTTTTGGTGACTTGGCAACTATTCCATTCTACGTATCATTCGTAGTAGCATCTCGTAAAGGTAACATTCTTCACTCCGTTTTAGCTGGAACTGTAGTTATTGCACTAGCGCTTCTTATGGCAACTGACTTCGGTCTTGTTCATACAGAAATGATGAAAGGTGTTTACGAATTCCCTAAAGGAGCAACACAAGTTAGTACACTTGATATGGGTGGTAACTTCTTTAACTGGGTTATTCTTAAATTCTCTCAAGCTTGGGCAGCTATTTTCTAA
- a CDS encoding galactitol-1-phosphate 5-dehydrogenase, producing MRAAVLYENNVIKAEQIDEATCGKDQVRVEVKAVGICGSDIHKMQTRWKYPLPAVMGHEFAGVITEIGSEVTNVAIGDRVAGIPLEPCMECNYCKAGDFSLCDNYRMVGSHFHGGFAENVVMKADNVISIGDLDFEEGAMIEPLAVSMHGVLGIQPRLGDTVIVFGIGTIGILVVQCLLLAGVKDIIAVDISDKKLADAREFGCKYTINPKNEDLKERVFAYTNGLGADIALECAGSKITQEQCLLVTKKKGKVGFLGIAYADVLLHEEAFENIFRRELTLKGFWNSYSAPFPGEEWRTSIEFVKQGRIKLKPLISHRYKLEETKEAFDMILSREHDYNKVMILPQKGDD from the coding sequence ATGAGAGCAGCTGTGTTATACGAGAATAATGTAATAAAAGCAGAACAAATTGATGAAGCGACTTGTGGGAAAGATCAAGTTCGTGTCGAAGTAAAAGCCGTTGGTATCTGTGGATCAGATATTCATAAAATGCAGACTCGCTGGAAATATCCACTGCCTGCTGTAATGGGACATGAATTCGCAGGTGTGATTACGGAAATTGGTAGTGAAGTAACAAATGTAGCTATCGGTGACCGGGTTGCAGGGATTCCACTTGAGCCTTGTATGGAATGTAATTATTGTAAAGCGGGCGACTTTTCATTATGTGATAACTACCGGATGGTGGGGTCACATTTCCACGGTGGATTTGCAGAAAATGTTGTCATGAAAGCCGACAATGTCATTTCTATCGGTGACCTTGATTTTGAAGAAGGTGCGATGATTGAACCACTTGCTGTATCGATGCACGGGGTACTTGGTATTCAGCCGAGACTCGGCGATACGGTCATTGTCTTCGGAATTGGCACGATTGGAATTTTGGTTGTCCAATGCTTACTTCTTGCGGGTGTGAAAGATATTATCGCGGTGGATATTAGTGATAAAAAATTAGCAGACGCGCGGGAATTCGGTTGTAAATACACCATTAATCCAAAAAATGAAGACTTAAAAGAACGCGTTTTTGCTTATACAAATGGTCTTGGAGCTGATATCGCGCTCGAGTGTGCTGGTTCCAAAATAACGCAAGAACAATGCCTTCTTGTAACGAAGAAAAAAGGTAAAGTTGGTTTTCTAGGAATAGCTTACGCAGATGTACTTTTACACGAAGAAGCTTTTGAAAATATTTTCAGACGCGAATTAACGCTGAAAGGTTTTTGGAATTCTTACTCGGCACCATTTCCAGGTGAGGAGTGGCGTACGTCGATTGAATTCGTGAAACAAGGTCGAATTAAACTGAAACCACTAATTTCGCATCGTTATAAGCTAGAGGAAACGAAAGAAGCTTTTGATATGATTCTTTCAAGAGAGCATGATTATAACAAAGTGATGATATTGCCGCAGAAAGGTGACGATTAA
- a CDS encoding zinc-binding dehydrogenase: MKAVVKTNPGYDQMELKDVEEPQVYGDKVKIKVAFTGICGSDIHTFKGEYKNPTTPVTLGHEFSGVVVEVGPDVTSIKVGDRVTSETTFETCGECIYCKERDYNLCSNRRGIGTQANGSFAEFVLSREESCHVLDERISLEAAALTEPLACCVHSALEKTTIRPDDTVLVFGPGPIGLLLAQVVKAQGATVIMAGITKDSDRLRLAKELGMDRIVDTLKEDLAEVVLGMTDGYGAERVFDCSGAVPAVNQGLPLTKKKGDFVQVGLFAEKKNSIDEESIIQREIAYIGSRSQKPSSWILALDLLANGKINTDKMITKVYGLDDWREAFEAVMAGNEIKVLVKS; this comes from the coding sequence TTGAAAGCAGTAGTAAAAACAAATCCCGGATATGATCAAATGGAGCTAAAAGATGTGGAAGAACCACAAGTCTATGGCGACAAAGTAAAAATCAAAGTAGCATTCACTGGTATTTGCGGATCTGATATCCATACGTTTAAAGGAGAATACAAAAATCCAACAACTCCCGTCACACTTGGACATGAATTTTCTGGTGTCGTTGTAGAAGTTGGGCCAGATGTAACGAGTATCAAAGTGGGAGACCGTGTCACAAGTGAAACGACTTTTGAAACTTGTGGAGAATGTATTTATTGTAAGGAACGTGATTACAATTTATGTAGCAATCGTCGCGGCATTGGTACGCAAGCAAATGGTAGTTTTGCAGAATTTGTTTTATCTCGCGAGGAAAGTTGCCACGTGCTTGATGAACGTATTTCGCTCGAAGCAGCAGCACTGACAGAACCGCTTGCATGTTGCGTGCATTCAGCGCTTGAAAAAACAACGATTCGTCCAGATGACACAGTACTTGTTTTCGGACCAGGTCCAATTGGTTTATTACTAGCTCAAGTTGTGAAAGCGCAAGGGGCAACGGTGATTATGGCAGGAATTACCAAAGATAGCGACCGTCTACGTCTAGCAAAAGAACTTGGAATGGACCGGATTGTCGATACTTTAAAAGAAGACTTGGCTGAAGTTGTGCTCGGCATGACAGATGGTTACGGAGCGGAACGCGTATTTGATTGCTCAGGCGCAGTACCAGCTGTAAATCAAGGATTACCTCTAACGAAGAAAAAAGGCGATTTCGTTCAAGTAGGACTTTTTGCCGAAAAGAAAAATTCGATTGATGAAGAATCTATTATCCAACGTGAAATTGCTTATATTGGCAGCCGTTCTCAAAAACCATCTTCTTGGATTTTAGCGCTCGACTTACTTGCTAATGGCAAAATCAATACGGATAAAATGATTACTAAAGTATATGGTTTAGATGACTGGCGCGAGGCTTTCGAGGCAGTTATGGCAGGAAATGAAATTAAAGTATTAGTGAAATCTTAA
- the rpiB gene encoding ribose 5-phosphate isomerase B has protein sequence MKLTIGCDHGGRRLKDAIVKHLREKDIEVVDIGTYTDESVDFPSYAEEVANQVVSGQSELGILCCGTGIGMSIAANKVDGIRAAVVSDTFSARATREHNNSNILCLGERVIGEGLALLLVDTWLEASFAGDRHKRRLDKITELERK, from the coding sequence ATGAAATTAACAATTGGTTGCGACCACGGCGGACGTAGACTAAAAGATGCCATTGTGAAACATTTACGTGAAAAAGATATCGAGGTCGTTGATATTGGAACATATACGGACGAAAGTGTTGATTTTCCGTCGTATGCAGAAGAAGTTGCCAATCAAGTAGTAAGTGGGCAATCTGAACTCGGAATCCTATGCTGTGGAACTGGAATTGGTATGAGTATCGCTGCGAATAAAGTCGATGGAATCCGTGCTGCGGTTGTTTCAGATACTTTCTCAGCGCGTGCTACTAGGGAACATAATAATAGCAATATTCTCTGTCTTGGTGAACGCGTCATCGGTGAAGGACTAGCGCTTTTACTTGTCGACACGTGGCTTGAGGCATCTTTTGCAGGTGATCGCCATAAACGCCGCTTGGATAAAATTACTGAACTCGAAAGAAAGTGA
- a CDS encoding ribulose-phosphate 3-epimerase: MRKIAASIMCADQLHLGDELQRLESAGVELLHCDVMDGVYVNNLALGPEYLEIVRNNTEIPLDIHLATITPLKYIDMFGPVKPEYISFHVEVAEDVSEVIRKIRSYNVKPSIAINPETPIEVIYPYLDDVEMVLMMTVNPGFAGQKFQTDVLQKLHDLKAKLAGKVHAPLIEVDGNINKETVGLMRDCLPDIYVLGTSALFHDRDKTSYAERLVHIWSDVEKHV, from the coding sequence ATGAGGAAAATAGCCGCTTCAATTATGTGTGCAGACCAACTACATTTAGGTGATGAGCTCCAGCGCCTCGAATCTGCTGGCGTGGAACTACTACACTGTGATGTGATGGACGGTGTATATGTGAATAATCTTGCGCTCGGTCCGGAATATTTGGAAATAGTGCGAAACAATACAGAAATCCCTCTAGACATACATTTGGCTACGATTACCCCACTTAAATATATTGACATGTTTGGCCCGGTGAAGCCGGAATACATTTCTTTTCATGTCGAAGTAGCAGAGGACGTGTCAGAAGTCATCCGAAAAATCCGCTCTTACAACGTCAAACCATCAATTGCGATAAATCCGGAAACCCCGATTGAAGTCATTTATCCGTATTTAGATGATGTGGAAATGGTGTTGATGATGACGGTTAATCCGGGATTTGCAGGACAGAAATTTCAAACAGATGTATTACAAAAACTGCATGATTTAAAAGCGAAACTAGCTGGAAAAGTCCATGCGCCGCTCATTGAAGTGGACGGCAATATTAATAAAGAAACAGTAGGCTTAATGCGAGATTGTTTACCAGACATTTATGTACTAGGCACATCCGCGCTATTTCATGACCGAGATAAAACGAGTTATGCAGAAAGACTAGTACACATTTGGTCAGATGTAGAAAAACATGTGTAA
- the tkt gene encoding transketolase: MKKTLDRQAVDTIRSLSIDMIEKANSGHPGMPMGAAPMAYMLFAKHLVFNPANPEWFNRDRFVLSAGHGSALLYSMLHLFGYDVKMEDLKQFRQLDSLTPGHPEFGWTAGVDATSGPLGQGIGMAAGMALAESHLAAEYNQPNYPIVDHYTYAICGDGDLMEGVASETASLAGHLGLGKLIVLYDSNDICLDGDLSATFSENAADRFRAYGWQVLRVEDGNNLAAIQEKIVQAKLETSKPTLIEVKTVIGYGAPTKAGSSASHGAPLGEKEANGAKEHYEWAEEPFTVPAEVRDYLRNYKARGEKLEGAWNTMLANYKKEFPELASQLDRVLAGEVAADWNANLPTFEAGTNVATRSASGKMINAIAAELPELFGGSADLGCSNKTFIDASPAYSIQDPAGKNIWFGVREFAMGAMLNGMALHSGLRVFGSTFFVFSDYVRPAMRMAALMQLPVTYVFTHDSIAVGEDGPTHEPIEQLASLRAMPGLTVIRPADAKETRAAWEIAATNTNGPIALVLSRQDLPVLENDQEEVDAGVEKGAYIVAPANSSKPDAIIIATGSEVSLAIEAKAELAKKDIDVSVVSLSSWERFEKTTDAYKESILPKEVTARFAIEAGATFGWKEFIGSEGDMLGIDHFGASAPAKDLFNAYGFTPENVADRVEAVIAKAGVRV; encoded by the coding sequence TTGAAAAAAACATTAGATAGACAAGCAGTAGATACGATTCGTTCGTTATCGATTGATATGATTGAGAAAGCAAATTCAGGACACCCGGGAATGCCGATGGGAGCAGCACCAATGGCGTATATGCTGTTTGCGAAACATTTAGTATTTAACCCAGCCAACCCAGAATGGTTTAACCGCGACCGATTTGTCTTATCAGCAGGGCACGGGTCCGCGCTACTTTATAGCATGCTTCATTTATTTGGCTATGATGTGAAAATGGAAGACTTAAAACAGTTCCGTCAGTTAGATAGTTTGACACCGGGACATCCTGAATTCGGCTGGACTGCAGGAGTTGATGCAACGAGTGGACCGCTTGGACAAGGGATTGGTATGGCAGCTGGAATGGCGCTTGCAGAGTCTCATTTAGCAGCGGAGTATAACCAACCAAATTATCCAATTGTCGACCATTATACGTATGCGATTTGTGGTGACGGGGACTTGATGGAGGGCGTGGCATCAGAAACAGCCTCGCTTGCAGGACATTTAGGGCTTGGGAAATTAATCGTATTGTACGATTCCAATGATATTTGTTTAGATGGAGATTTAAGCGCAACATTCAGTGAAAATGCAGCAGACCGTTTCCGTGCATACGGATGGCAAGTTTTACGCGTAGAAGATGGCAACAATTTAGCGGCAATTCAAGAAAAAATTGTTCAAGCAAAATTAGAAACATCGAAACCAACGCTAATCGAAGTGAAAACAGTCATCGGTTACGGCGCGCCAACAAAAGCAGGCAGCTCCGCAAGTCACGGTGCTCCGCTCGGTGAAAAAGAAGCAAATGGTGCAAAAGAGCATTACGAATGGGCAGAAGAGCCTTTCACAGTACCGGCTGAAGTTCGTGATTATTTAAGAAATTACAAAGCGCGCGGAGAAAAGCTAGAGGGCGCTTGGAACACGATGCTCGCTAATTACAAAAAAGAATTTCCAGAACTTGCAAGCCAATTAGACCGCGTGTTAGCGGGAGAAGTAGCTGCGGACTGGAACGCCAATTTACCAACTTTCGAAGCAGGTACAAACGTCGCGACACGCTCCGCTTCTGGCAAAATGATCAACGCAATTGCAGCCGAATTACCGGAACTTTTCGGGGGATCTGCTGACTTAGGTTGCTCGAACAAAACATTTATTGATGCGAGCCCAGCATACAGCATTCAAGACCCAGCTGGTAAAAATATCTGGTTCGGTGTGCGCGAATTTGCGATGGGAGCAATGTTAAACGGAATGGCACTTCATAGCGGCTTACGAGTATTTGGCTCCACCTTCTTCGTATTCTCAGACTATGTCCGCCCAGCAATGCGGATGGCTGCTTTAATGCAACTTCCAGTAACATATGTATTCACGCATGACAGTATCGCTGTAGGTGAAGACGGCCCAACACATGAACCAATCGAACAACTTGCCTCGCTCCGTGCTATGCCAGGTCTAACAGTTATCCGCCCAGCTGATGCCAAAGAAACCCGCGCTGCTTGGGAAATTGCTGCAACCAACACAAACGGCCCAATCGCACTTGTATTATCACGTCAAGACTTACCAGTACTCGAAAACGACCAAGAAGAAGTAGATGCAGGGGTCGAAAAAGGTGCATATATTGTAGCTCCAGCAAATAGTTCCAAACCAGACGCTATCATTATCGCAACAGGATCCGAAGTGTCCCTTGCAATCGAAGCGAAAGCCGAACTCGCGAAAAAAGATATCGACGTTTCCGTTGTCAGTTTATCCAGCTGGGAACGCTTCGAAAAAACAACCGATGCGTATAAAGAAAGTATTTTACCAAAAGAAGTGACAGCGAGATTTGCGATTGAAGCCGGAGCAACATTTGGTTGGAAAGAATTTATTGGGTCAGAAGGCGATATGTTAGGAATCGATCACTTCGGCGCATCTGCCCCTGCGAAAGATTTGTTTAACGCTTACGGCTTCACACCAGAAAATGTGGCGGATCGCGTCGAAGCTGTAATTGCGAAAGCCGGTGTGCGCGTATGA
- the rpe gene encoding ribulose-phosphate 3-epimerase — translation MTFVAPSLLAADYMNMANSIKEAEDAGADYLHIDVMDGHFVPNLTFGIDMVEQISKTATIPLDVHLMLSNPENYIEKFAAAGAHIISVHIEAAPHIHRVIQQIKAAGCKAGVVLNPGTPASVLDAILADVDLVLQMTVNPGFGGQAFIDSTIKNMRYLDNWRRENHGSYVIEVDGGVNVETAEKCKQAGVDVLVAGSYFFGATDKVACIQGLKK, via the coding sequence ATGACATTCGTAGCGCCATCTTTACTTGCAGCTGATTATATGAATATGGCAAACTCCATTAAAGAAGCAGAAGATGCAGGAGCTGACTACCTTCATATCGATGTCATGGACGGACATTTTGTGCCGAATCTGACATTTGGAATCGATATGGTCGAGCAAATTAGCAAAACAGCAACTATTCCACTGGATGTCCACTTAATGCTCTCAAACCCAGAAAACTATATTGAAAAATTTGCCGCAGCTGGTGCACACATTATTTCCGTGCACATCGAAGCCGCGCCGCACATCCACCGCGTCATTCAACAAATTAAAGCAGCTGGCTGTAAAGCGGGAGTCGTGCTTAATCCAGGAACACCGGCGAGCGTGCTGGATGCCATTTTAGCAGATGTAGATTTAGTTTTACAAATGACCGTAAATCCAGGTTTTGGCGGACAAGCTTTCATTGATTCTACCATCAAAAATATGCGCTATCTGGATAATTGGCGCCGTGAAAATCACGGTAGCTATGTTATCGAAGTAGACGGTGGCGTAAATGTTGAAACCGCTGAAAAATGTAAACAAGCTGGCGTTGATGTCCTCGTTGCCGGATCGTACTTCTTTGGGGCAACAGATAAAGTGGCCTGTATTCAAGGTTTAAAAAAATAA
- a CDS encoding GNAT family N-acetyltransferase has protein sequence MTQLTFRNGTEQDTKLILRFITELATHEGIEKDVVATESGLHKALFQEKSAEVIIAEYEEEPIGFALFFHNFSTLLGKKGFYLEDLYIIPEMRGKNFGTQFFSYLSKLALERDCGRFEWWCLNENKSGMDFYEKIGAEKMSEWTVHRLTKAEMEKLSNL, from the coding sequence ATGACACAACTAACATTTCGAAACGGGACAGAACAAGACACGAAGTTAATTCTTCGTTTTATTACCGAACTTGCAACACACGAAGGCATTGAAAAAGATGTAGTAGCAACAGAATCTGGTTTACACAAAGCCCTTTTTCAAGAAAAATCAGCCGAAGTAATCATCGCCGAATACGAAGAGGAGCCAATTGGTTTCGCACTCTTTTTCCATAATTTTTCCACGTTACTTGGCAAAAAAGGATTTTACTTAGAAGACCTTTACATCATTCCAGAAATGCGCGGCAAAAACTTTGGAACACAGTTTTTTAGCTATTTATCCAAACTTGCTTTAGAGCGAGATTGCGGCAGATTTGAGTGGTGGTGCCTAAATGAAAATAAATCAGGTATGGACTTTTACGAAAAAATTGGCGCAGAAAAAATGTCAGAATGGACCGTACACAGGCTCACTAAAGCCGAAATGGAAAAACTAAGCAACCTATAA